A region of Streptomyces deccanensis DNA encodes the following proteins:
- the glgX gene encoding glycogen debranching protein GlgX — MQVWPGQAYPLGATYDGAGTNFAVFSEAADRVELCLLDDDGSETAVELRETDAFVRHAYLPGVMPGQRYGFRVHGPYAPERGLRCNSAKLLLDPYARAISGSITWGEEVYGYHFGAPEERNDLDSAPHMMTSVVVNPYFDWGDDRRPRTEYHHTVIYEAHVKGLTMRHPGLPEELRGTYAALAHPAIIEHLTELGVTALELMPVHQFVNDHRLADMGLSNYWGYNTIGFFAPHNAYASWGDRGQQVLEFKSAVRALHEAGIEVILDVVYNHTAEGNHLGPTLSFKGLDNSSYYRLTDDPRYYMDTTGTGNSLLMRSPHVLQLIMDSLRYWVTEMHVDGFRFDLAATLARQFHEVDRLSSFFDLVQQDPVVSQVKLIAEPWDVGEGGYQVGNFPPLWTEWNGKYRDTVRDLWRGEPRTLAEFASRLTGSSDLYQDDGRRPLASINFVTCHDGFTMRDLVSYNEKHNAANGEDNRDGESHNRSWNCGAEGETDDPGVTALRVRQMRNLIATLMLSQGVPMLSHGDEFARTQGGNNNAYCQDNEISWVPWPSGEDGDEDAPFGDLLEFTRAMVWLRKDHPVFRRRRFFHGRPVEGTHDELSDIAWFTPDGREMTQRDWDSTQAGALSVFLNGNAISEPGPRGERISDDSFLLMVNASAQSLEFVVPVNHGPQWQMVVDTGREDAVPVDGVKVAAGERVELVDRSLVVFRRPT, encoded by the coding sequence ATGCAGGTCTGGCCTGGACAGGCGTATCCGCTCGGCGCAACGTACGACGGCGCCGGTACCAACTTCGCGGTCTTCTCGGAGGCCGCGGACCGAGTAGAGCTGTGTCTGCTGGACGACGACGGCTCCGAGACGGCGGTGGAACTGCGCGAGACGGACGCGTTCGTGCGGCACGCGTACCTGCCCGGCGTGATGCCGGGGCAACGGTACGGCTTCCGTGTGCACGGCCCGTACGCGCCGGAGCGGGGGCTGCGCTGCAACTCCGCGAAGCTGCTGCTCGACCCGTACGCACGTGCCATCAGCGGCTCGATCACCTGGGGCGAGGAGGTGTACGGCTATCACTTCGGGGCGCCGGAGGAGCGCAACGACCTCGACTCGGCACCGCACATGATGACCTCGGTCGTGGTCAACCCGTACTTCGACTGGGGCGACGACCGGCGGCCCCGCACCGAGTACCACCACACGGTGATCTACGAGGCCCACGTCAAGGGCCTCACGATGCGGCACCCGGGGCTGCCCGAGGAGCTGCGCGGCACCTACGCGGCGCTCGCCCACCCGGCGATCATCGAACATCTGACCGAACTAGGGGTCACGGCGCTGGAGCTGATGCCCGTGCACCAGTTCGTGAACGACCACCGGCTGGCCGACATGGGCCTCAGCAACTACTGGGGCTACAACACCATCGGCTTCTTCGCCCCGCACAACGCGTACGCCTCCTGGGGCGACCGGGGTCAGCAGGTGCTGGAGTTCAAGTCGGCGGTCCGGGCCCTGCACGAGGCCGGGATCGAGGTCATCCTCGACGTGGTCTACAACCACACCGCCGAGGGCAACCACCTGGGTCCAACCCTGTCGTTCAAGGGTCTCGACAACTCCTCGTACTACCGGCTCACCGACGATCCGCGCTACTACATGGACACGACCGGCACGGGCAACTCCCTGCTCATGCGGTCTCCGCACGTGCTGCAGCTGATCATGGACTCTCTGCGGTACTGGGTCACCGAGATGCATGTCGACGGGTTCCGCTTCGACCTGGCCGCGACCCTGGCCCGGCAGTTCCACGAGGTGGACCGGCTGTCGTCGTTCTTCGACCTCGTCCAGCAGGACCCGGTGGTCTCCCAGGTGAAGCTGATCGCCGAGCCCTGGGACGTCGGCGAGGGCGGCTACCAGGTGGGGAACTTCCCGCCGCTGTGGACCGAGTGGAACGGCAAGTACCGGGACACGGTGCGGGACCTGTGGCGGGGCGAGCCGCGCACGCTCGCGGAGTTCGCGTCCCGGCTGACCGGCTCCTCCGACCTCTACCAGGACGACGGACGGCGCCCGCTGGCCTCCATCAACTTCGTGACCTGCCACGACGGCTTCACGATGCGGGACCTCGTCTCCTACAACGAGAAGCACAACGCGGCCAACGGGGAGGACAACCGGGACGGCGAGAGCCACAACCGCTCCTGGAACTGCGGGGCCGAGGGCGAGACGGACGACCCCGGGGTGACGGCCCTGCGGGTCCGGCAGATGCGGAACCTCATCGCGACGCTGATGCTGTCGCAGGGCGTGCCGATGCTCAGCCACGGCGACGAGTTCGCGCGGACCCAGGGCGGCAACAACAACGCGTACTGCCAGGACAACGAGATCTCCTGGGTGCCGTGGCCGTCCGGCGAGGACGGGGACGAGGACGCGCCGTTCGGGGATCTGCTGGAGTTCACGCGGGCGATGGTGTGGCTGCGGAAGGACCATCCGGTCTTTCGGCGGCGCCGCTTCTTCCACGGCCGGCCGGTGGAGGGGACGCACGACGAGCTGTCGGACATCGCGTGGTTCACGCCCGACGGGCGGGAGATGACGCAGCGGGACTGGGACTCGACGCAGGCGGGGGCGCTGAGCGTCTTCCTGAACGGGAACGCGATCTCCGAGCCGGGTCCGCGCGGTGAGCGGATCAGCGACGACTCCTTCCTGTTGATGGTGAACGCGTCCGCGCAGTCCCTGGAGTTCGTGGTGCCGGTCAACCATGGGCCGCAGTGGCAGATGGTGGTGGACACGGGGCGGGAGGACGCGGTGCCGGTGGACGGGGTGAAGGTGGCGGCCGGGGAGCGGGTGGAGTTGGTGGACCGGAGTCTGGTGGTGTTCCGGAGGCCGACGTAG
- a CDS encoding SAV2148 family HEPN domain-containing protein — translation MGSGGLELPPGDAGDTGHEGDPTDVPPGAVSLARPMERGSIGPELDWNADAWLEVRTRAQRAGRAYIWLNLVEQRLRAVVAAVLRPIYEPVHGDDWVVAAAGPAGQEWVQRAVAVREVSRRKGYLLDPADDNVLSFLTLPQLRELMVQHWPCFEPYVDERRDVELALDELEVTRNVVSRNRALSEAVLAQAERASAKLLEILGAGSDVPSARRLPVDAVEDLIGDRYADVVGVHPDRVRLLRQFPAEDLFGGARRLDAIGIGLNLLVQNFSGRRLVRLAESGCRVRLLFLNPASSAVKRRERELGIKRGELSRAVEMNILHMRRVRSKLRDPGAFEIQVFDETPRFTAYLVDGDGSDGVAVVQTYLRRTRGMEAPVLVLRGGNRVLKADENGEVGLFDTYREEFEVAWADSRPVS, via the coding sequence GTGGGCTCGGGAGGGCTGGAGTTGCCTCCTGGTGACGCGGGCGACACGGGTCACGAGGGGGACCCCACGGATGTCCCACCCGGCGCGGTGTCCCTGGCGCGGCCGATGGAGCGGGGCTCCATCGGCCCGGAGCTGGACTGGAACGCCGACGCCTGGCTCGAAGTGCGTACGCGCGCCCAGCGGGCCGGCCGCGCCTACATCTGGCTGAACCTCGTCGAACAGCGGCTGCGCGCCGTGGTGGCCGCCGTGCTGCGGCCCATCTACGAGCCCGTCCACGGCGACGACTGGGTGGTCGCCGCCGCCGGACCCGCCGGACAGGAATGGGTGCAGCGGGCCGTCGCCGTCCGCGAGGTCAGCCGCCGCAAGGGCTATCTGCTCGACCCGGCCGACGACAACGTGCTCAGCTTCCTGACCCTCCCGCAGCTGCGCGAGCTGATGGTGCAGCACTGGCCCTGCTTCGAGCCGTACGTCGACGAGCGGCGCGACGTGGAACTGGCCCTGGACGAGCTGGAGGTCACCCGGAACGTCGTCTCCCGCAACCGGGCCCTCTCCGAGGCCGTCCTCGCCCAGGCCGAGCGCGCCTCCGCCAAGCTGCTGGAGATCCTGGGCGCCGGCAGCGACGTGCCCTCCGCGCGCCGGCTGCCCGTCGACGCGGTCGAGGACCTGATCGGCGACCGGTACGCGGACGTCGTCGGCGTCCACCCCGACCGGGTGCGGCTGCTGCGGCAGTTCCCCGCCGAGGACCTCTTCGGCGGTGCCCGCCGCCTCGACGCCATCGGCATAGGCCTGAACCTCCTCGTGCAGAACTTCTCCGGGCGGCGGCTGGTGCGGCTCGCCGAGTCCGGCTGCCGGGTGCGGCTGCTCTTCCTCAACCCCGCCTCCAGCGCGGTGAAGCGGCGCGAGCGCGAACTGGGCATAAAACGCGGGGAGTTGAGCCGTGCGGTGGAGATGAACATCCTCCATATGCGCCGGGTCCGCTCCAAGCTGCGCGACCCCGGCGCCTTCGAGATCCAGGTCTTCGACGAGACCCCGCGCTTCACCGCGTACCTCGTCGACGGCGACGGCTCGGACGGGGTCGCCGTCGTCCAGACCTATCTGCGGCGCACCCGGGGAATGGAGGCGCCGGTGCTCGTCCTGCGCGGCGGCAACCGGGTCCTCAAGGCGGACGAGAACGGCGAAGTCGGCCTTTTCGACACATACCGCGAGGAGTTCGAAGTGGCATGGGCGGACTCCCGACCGGTGTCGTGA
- a CDS encoding 3'-5' exonuclease: MGWHRQLLIGFDLETTGTDPREARIVTGAVIEVKDGEPVGHREWLADPGMEIPEEAVAVHGITNARATAEGRPADQVADAIADVLVSYWKTGVPVVAYNAAFDLTLLSAELRRHALPSLRDRLGGLDPAPVVDPYTIDRSVDRYRRGKRNLEAVCGEYGVPLDAAHNASADALAAARLARAIAQRHPKVAALGPAELHRRQIEWYAEWAADFQAFLRRKGNPEAAVDATWPLREPAGETV; the protein is encoded by the coding sequence ATGGGTTGGCACCGGCAGCTGCTGATCGGCTTCGACCTGGAGACCACCGGGACGGACCCGCGCGAGGCGCGCATCGTCACGGGTGCGGTGATCGAGGTCAAGGACGGGGAGCCGGTCGGACACCGGGAGTGGCTCGCCGACCCGGGCATGGAGATCCCGGAGGAGGCGGTGGCGGTGCACGGCATCACCAACGCCCGTGCGACGGCCGAGGGCAGACCCGCCGACCAGGTCGCCGACGCCATCGCCGACGTCCTCGTCTCCTACTGGAAGACGGGCGTCCCGGTCGTGGCGTACAACGCGGCCTTCGATCTGACCCTGCTCTCCGCCGAGCTGCGCCGGCACGCCCTGCCGTCCCTGCGCGACCGGCTCGGCGGCCTCGACCCGGCACCGGTCGTCGACCCGTACACGATCGACCGTTCCGTCGACCGCTACCGCCGGGGCAAGCGCAACCTCGAAGCGGTCTGCGGGGAGTACGGCGTCCCGCTGGACGCCGCGCACAACGCCTCCGCCGACGCCCTGGCCGCCGCCCGGCTCGCCCGTGCGATAGCCCAGCGCCACCCGAAGGTCGCGGCCCTCGGCCCGGCCGAGCTGCACCGCCGCCAGATCGAGTGGTACGCGGAGTGGGCCGCCGACTTCCAGGCGTTCCTGCGCCGCAAGGGCAACCCCGAAGCGGCCGTGGACGCGACCTGGCCGCTGCGCGAGCCGGCGGGTGAGACGGTATGA
- a CDS encoding GNAT family N-acetyltransferase: protein MTAAVVSLREVRDTDLPFLWRQASDPEAQRIAAFTGAYHRDRALFDAYWAKIRADPGVLNRTVVADGEVVGTVAVYGPPDEREVTYWIDRAHWGRGIATAALTALLGLVPTRPLYAHAAADNTGSIRVLQKCGFVVTGHDRGFALARDAEIDMVALILRAA from the coding sequence ATGACGGCCGCCGTGGTCTCCCTCCGTGAAGTCCGTGACACCGACCTGCCGTTCCTCTGGCGGCAGGCGTCCGACCCCGAGGCGCAGCGGATCGCCGCGTTCACCGGGGCGTACCACCGCGATCGTGCCCTCTTCGACGCCTACTGGGCGAAGATCCGTGCCGATCCCGGGGTGCTGAACCGCACGGTGGTCGCCGACGGCGAGGTCGTCGGCACGGTCGCGGTCTACGGCCCACCGGACGAGCGCGAGGTCACCTACTGGATCGACCGCGCCCATTGGGGCCGGGGCATCGCCACCGCCGCCCTCACCGCCCTGCTCGGCCTCGTCCCCACCCGGCCCCTGTACGCCCACGCGGCCGCCGACAACACCGGCTCGATCCGCGTCCTTCAGAAGTGCGGCTTCGTCGTCACCGGCCACGACCGGGGCTTCGCCCTGGCCCGTGACGCCGAGATCGACATGGTGGCGCTCATACTCCGGGCCGCCTGA
- a CDS encoding phosphotransferase enzyme family protein, with product MDEARARDALVAAEVLPAAAGAARLLALGENAVFAAGDLVVKVGRDAELLDRARRELDVAAWLAEAGVPAVRPAEAEALLVEGHPVTVWHRLPDPVRPAGPRDLAELLRLVHALPAPPFALPRRELLGGVERWLRLAGDAIDPADAAYLRERRDGFAAAAAALVPRLPRGPIHGDALPRNVHIGPDGPVLVDLETFSGDLREHDLVVMALSHDRYGLPAHDYDAFTAAYGWDVREWGGCSVLRGARETASCAWVAQHAPSNPAAAAEFTRRVASLRDGDETVRWYPF from the coding sequence ATGGACGAGGCACGGGCCCGGGACGCACTGGTCGCGGCCGAGGTGCTGCCCGCCGCGGCCGGTGCGGCGCGGCTGCTCGCGCTGGGCGAGAACGCGGTGTTCGCCGCCGGTGACCTGGTGGTCAAGGTGGGCCGCGACGCCGAACTCCTCGACCGGGCCCGCCGCGAACTGGACGTCGCCGCCTGGCTCGCCGAGGCGGGCGTCCCGGCGGTGCGGCCCGCCGAGGCGGAGGCACTGCTCGTCGAGGGGCACCCGGTGACGGTGTGGCACCGCCTGCCCGATCCGGTACGCCCCGCCGGACCGCGTGATTTGGCCGAACTCCTACGGCTGGTCCATGCCCTGCCCGCGCCTCCCTTCGCCCTGCCCCGCCGTGAACTGCTCGGCGGCGTGGAGCGCTGGCTGCGCCTCGCCGGTGACGCGATCGACCCGGCGGACGCGGCGTACCTCCGTGAGCGCCGCGACGGGTTCGCGGCGGCCGCGGCCGCCCTCGTCCCGCGCCTGCCCCGGGGGCCGATCCACGGCGACGCGCTCCCCCGCAACGTCCACATCGGCCCGGACGGCCCGGTCCTCGTCGACCTGGAGACCTTCTCCGGCGACCTGCGCGAGCACGATCTCGTCGTCATGGCCCTCTCCCACGACCGCTACGGCCTGCCGGCCCACGACTACGACGCCTTCACGGCGGCCTACGGCTGGGACGTGCGGGAGTGGGGCGGCTGCTCGGTGCTGCGGGGCGCCCGGGAGACGGCGAGCTGCGCGTGGGTGGCGCAGCACGCGCCGAGCAATCCGGCGGCCGCGGCCGAGTTCACCCGCCGCGTGGCCTCGCTGCGCGACGGGGACGAGACGGTCCGCTGGTATCCGTTCTGA
- a CDS encoding carbohydrate ABC transporter permease: protein MTLATAKPKRPRPAKRSGPADGRDRRLIDHGAWFLVLPALIPILVLSVGPLLYGIALAFTDAQSGRTEPTRWIGTLNFQDLLHDTLFWESFRIGLLWAVGVTVPQFLLALGLALLLNQPLRLRWLARALAIVPWAMPEVVVGIMWRLVYNPDAGILNETVRDLGLGDGRDWLSGLATALPAVILVGVWAGMPQTTVALLAGLQNTPRELHEAAAMDGAGAWRRFRTVTWPAIRPVALAISALNLIWNFNSFALVYVLTNGGPGGRTRLPMLFAYEEAFRYGQFGYAAAMGCVMVAVISTVLALVLVGRLRRGEGA from the coding sequence ATGACCTTGGCGACCGCGAAGCCGAAACGCCCGCGACCGGCCAAGCGGAGCGGCCCGGCGGACGGCCGGGACCGGCGCCTGATCGACCACGGTGCCTGGTTCCTGGTGCTGCCCGCGCTGATCCCCATCCTGGTGCTGAGCGTCGGACCGCTGCTGTACGGGATCGCGCTGGCGTTCACCGACGCCCAGTCCGGCCGGACCGAGCCCACCCGCTGGATCGGCACCCTCAACTTCCAGGACTTGCTGCACGACACCCTCTTCTGGGAGTCGTTCCGCATCGGTCTGCTCTGGGCCGTCGGGGTGACCGTGCCGCAGTTCCTGCTGGCCCTCGGCCTCGCCCTACTGCTGAACCAGCCTCTTCGGCTGCGCTGGCTGGCCAGGGCGCTCGCGATCGTCCCCTGGGCGATGCCCGAGGTGGTCGTCGGCATCATGTGGCGGCTCGTCTACAACCCCGACGCGGGCATCCTCAACGAGACCGTCCGCGACCTGGGCCTCGGCGACGGACGCGACTGGCTGAGCGGACTGGCCACCGCGCTGCCCGCCGTCATACTGGTCGGCGTCTGGGCGGGCATGCCCCAGACGACCGTCGCCCTGCTCGCCGGACTGCAGAACACCCCGCGCGAACTGCACGAGGCCGCCGCGATGGACGGCGCGGGCGCCTGGCGCCGCTTCCGCACGGTCACCTGGCCCGCCATCAGACCCGTCGCCCTCGCCATCTCGGCGCTCAACCTGATCTGGAACTTCAACTCCTTCGCCCTCGTGTACGTCCTGACCAACGGCGGACCGGGCGGCCGCACCCGGCTGCCGATGCTCTTCGCCTACGAGGAGGCGTTCCGCTACGGCCAGTTCGGGTACGCGGCGGCGATGGGCTGTGTGATGGTCGCGGTGATCTCGACCGTACTGGCGCTCGTCCTGGTCGGCCGGCTGCGGCGGGGTGAGGGCGCATGA
- a CDS encoding carbohydrate ABC transporter permease: protein MRSSRVARTGQYLALVAYLVFLAFPFLWLVSTAFKPARELGSLHPTWIPRDPTLANFRQAFDEQPLLQAALNSLVAAVGAAVVAVLIATPMAYVMARHRTKLSRMATGWVVVSQAFPFVLVIIPLFLVLKNLRLIDSVPGLVMVYVVWALPFALWMLVGYVRAVPAELEEAAAVDGAGRLRTLVSVTAPLLAPGIVATALFAFVTAWNEFFFALVLLKTPEKQTLPVVLTHFIGAEGVADLGPLAAAAFLATLPSLVVFAVIQRRITGGMLAGAVKN from the coding sequence ATGAGGAGCAGCAGGGTGGCGCGCACCGGCCAGTACCTGGCCCTCGTCGCGTATCTCGTCTTTCTCGCGTTCCCCTTCCTCTGGCTGGTCTCCACCGCCTTCAAACCGGCCCGCGAGCTGGGCAGCCTCCACCCGACCTGGATCCCGAGGGACCCGACCCTCGCCAACTTCCGGCAGGCCTTCGACGAACAGCCGCTGCTGCAGGCCGCGCTCAACTCGCTGGTCGCGGCGGTCGGCGCGGCCGTCGTCGCCGTACTGATCGCGACTCCGATGGCGTACGTCATGGCCCGGCACCGCACGAAGCTGTCGCGGATGGCGACCGGGTGGGTGGTGGTCAGCCAGGCGTTCCCGTTCGTGCTGGTGATCATCCCGCTCTTCCTGGTGCTGAAGAACCTGCGGCTGATCGACTCCGTGCCGGGACTGGTCATGGTGTACGTGGTGTGGGCGCTGCCGTTCGCGCTGTGGATGCTCGTCGGCTACGTCCGGGCGGTGCCCGCCGAGTTGGAGGAGGCGGCGGCCGTGGACGGGGCCGGGCGGCTGCGCACCCTGGTGTCGGTGACGGCGCCGCTGCTGGCGCCGGGCATCGTGGCGACGGCGCTGTTCGCGTTCGTCACCGCGTGGAACGAGTTCTTCTTCGCGCTGGTCCTGCTCAAGACGCCGGAGAAACAGACCCTGCCGGTCGTCCTCACTCACTTCATCGGCGCGGAGGGCGTGGCCGACCTCGGTCCGCTGGCCGCCGCCGCGTTCCTCGCGACGCTTCCCTCGCTGGTCGTCTTCGCGGTCATCCAGAGACGGATCACGGGCGGCATGCTCGCCGGGGCGGTGAAGAACTGA
- a CDS encoding ABC transporter substrate-binding protein, which translates to MRARRLITALLLCFLVAGCTGGEGTSDDGRITLRFQSLAWQEESVAVNKELVEEWNAAHPGVEVEYVQGSWDSVHDQLLTSFEGGEAPDIIHDASDDLADFAYGGYLADLRELLPERLRTDIPPHSWETTTFGEGVYGVPFLQEPRVLIANATWLRESGVRIPTPADPWTWTEFREVAKELSGGGKYGVAWPLKEPVSATLNLSLSAGGQLFHRDADGKVEVRFEEADAVVPRTVRDEVNADGSAPATTLGMGGSDTLPGFFGGRYAMVPLGFSYRQQIVQQAPEGFDWQVLPAPAGAGGLTQGVSPQTLSVAEDSPHKEEAAAFIDFLLRPENMVRLALGDWMLPTGTEALRDPALRTTEHDWATGAALAGYLRPAPAQSVRGYPEWKDKVATPAYQEYYSGAIDLGELRERLEDDGNLVLARYQR; encoded by the coding sequence ATGCGTGCACGACGGCTGATCACGGCCCTGCTGCTGTGCTTCCTCGTGGCCGGCTGCACGGGCGGCGAGGGAACCTCCGACGACGGCCGGATCACCCTCCGCTTCCAGTCCCTGGCCTGGCAGGAGGAGTCCGTCGCCGTCAACAAGGAACTGGTGGAGGAGTGGAACGCCGCCCATCCAGGCGTCGAGGTCGAGTACGTCCAGGGCAGTTGGGACAGCGTCCATGACCAACTGCTCACCTCCTTCGAGGGCGGTGAGGCGCCGGACATCATCCACGACGCCTCCGACGACCTCGCGGACTTCGCCTACGGCGGCTACCTCGCCGATCTGCGCGAGCTGCTGCCCGAACGGCTCAGGACGGACATCCCGCCGCACAGCTGGGAGACGACGACCTTCGGCGAGGGCGTCTACGGGGTGCCGTTCCTCCAGGAGCCGAGGGTCCTCATCGCCAACGCCACGTGGCTGCGTGAATCCGGTGTGCGGATTCCGACGCCCGCGGACCCGTGGACCTGGACGGAGTTCCGCGAGGTGGCGAAGGAGCTGAGCGGCGGCGGGAAGTACGGCGTGGCCTGGCCGTTGAAGGAACCGGTGTCGGCCACGCTGAACCTCTCCCTCTCGGCGGGCGGGCAGCTGTTCCACCGGGACGCGGACGGCAAGGTCGAGGTCCGCTTCGAGGAGGCCGACGCGGTCGTCCCGAGAACCGTGCGCGACGAGGTGAACGCCGACGGGAGCGCGCCCGCCACCACCCTCGGCATGGGCGGCTCCGACACCCTGCCCGGCTTCTTCGGGGGCCGGTACGCGATGGTGCCGCTCGGCTTCTCGTACCGTCAGCAGATCGTCCAGCAGGCCCCGGAGGGCTTCGACTGGCAGGTGCTGCCCGCCCCGGCCGGCGCGGGCGGGCTCACCCAGGGTGTCAGCCCGCAGACCCTGTCCGTCGCCGAGGACAGCCCGCACAAGGAGGAGGCCGCCGCGTTCATCGACTTCCTCCTGCGCCCCGAGAACATGGTCCGCCTCGCGCTCGGCGACTGGATGCTCCCGACCGGCACGGAGGCCCTCCGGGATCCCGCGCTGCGCACCACCGAGCACGACTGGGCCACGGGGGCCGCGCTCGCCGGGTATCTCCGGCCGGCGCCCGCGCAGTCCGTGCGCGGCTATCCGGAGTGGAAGGACAAGGTCGCCACGCCCGCGTACCAGGAGTACTACAGCGGGGCGATCGATCTGGGGGAGCTGCGGGAACGGTTGGAGGACGACGGGAACCTGGTGCTGGCGCGCTATCAGCGGTGA
- a CDS encoding glycosyltransferase codes for MTSHIAMFSIAAHGHVNPSLEVIRELVARGHRVTYAIPPAFAEKVAETGAEPKLWRSTLPGPDADPEAWGSTLLDNVEPFLEDAIQALPQLVEAYEGDEPDLVLHDITSYPARVLAHRWGVKAISLSPNLVAWTGYEEEVAEPMWAEPKRTERGKAYYARFQAWLEENGITEHPDPFVGRPARSLVLIPKALQPNADRVDESRHTFVGACQGDRSAQGDWQRPADAEKVLLVSLGSAFTKQPDFYRACVKAFGELPGWHLVLQVGRHVDPAELGELPAGVEVRDWVPQLAVLRQADAFITHAGAGGSQEGLATGTPMVAVPQAVDQFGNAEMLQSLGVARHLPKEEATAETLREAVLALVDDPEVARRLKEIQQEMAAEGGTRRAADLIEAELGTP; via the coding sequence ATGACCTCACACATCGCCATGTTCTCCATCGCCGCCCACGGTCACGTGAACCCGAGCCTCGAAGTGATCCGCGAGCTGGTGGCGCGCGGGCACCGGGTCACGTACGCGATTCCGCCCGCCTTCGCGGAGAAGGTGGCCGAGACCGGGGCCGAGCCGAAGCTCTGGCGTTCGACGCTGCCCGGCCCCGACGCCGACCCCGAGGCGTGGGGGAGCACGCTCCTCGACAACGTCGAGCCCTTCCTGGAGGACGCCATCCAGGCCCTGCCGCAGCTCGTCGAGGCTTACGAGGGCGACGAGCCCGACCTCGTCCTGCACGACATCACCTCCTACCCGGCGCGCGTCCTCGCCCACCGCTGGGGCGTCAAGGCGATCTCCCTCTCCCCGAACCTGGTCGCCTGGACCGGCTACGAGGAAGAGGTCGCCGAGCCCATGTGGGCCGAACCGAAGAGGACGGAGCGCGGCAAGGCGTACTACGCCCGCTTCCAGGCCTGGCTGGAGGAGAACGGGATCACCGAGCACCCCGACCCCTTCGTCGGCAGGCCCGCCCGTTCCCTCGTCCTCATTCCGAAGGCGCTCCAGCCGAACGCCGACCGGGTCGACGAGAGCCGCCACACCTTCGTCGGCGCCTGCCAGGGCGACCGCTCGGCGCAGGGCGACTGGCAGCGGCCGGCCGACGCGGAGAAGGTGCTGCTCGTCTCGCTCGGGTCGGCCTTCACCAAGCAGCCCGACTTCTACCGCGCATGCGTGAAGGCCTTCGGTGAGCTGCCCGGCTGGCACCTGGTGCTCCAGGTCGGCCGGCATGTCGACCCGGCGGAACTGGGGGAGCTCCCGGCCGGGGTGGAGGTGCGGGACTGGGTGCCGCAGCTGGCGGTCCTCCGGCAGGCCGACGCGTTCATCACCCACGCGGGCGCCGGTGGCAGCCAGGAAGGGCTCGCCACCGGCACCCCGATGGTCGCCGTACCGCAGGCCGTCGACCAGTTCGGCAACGCCGAGATGCTCCAGTCGCTGGGCGTCGCCCGCCATCTGCCCAAGGAGGAGGCGACCGCCGAGACCCTGCGCGAGGCGGTCCTCGCCCTCGTCGACGACCCCGAAGTGGCGCGCCGGCTCAAGGAGATCCAGCAGGAGATGGCGGCCGAGGGCGGTACCCGACGGGCCGCCGACCTCATCGAGGCGGAACTCGGAACCCCCTGA
- a CDS encoding CDP-alcohol phosphatidyltransferase family protein, with protein sequence MRRDIPDLAEVRRVTQKKRDAWWTVLLVDPVATPLVRLTAKYTRITPNQLTWGAFLLGLVSAAFFALGDWRWLIAGAVVYHLSFILDCMDGKVARLTGQGSVFGAWLDFVFDRVRVAACSIALMAGQYQRTGETFYIWLAAAVIGCDALRYINSLETFKVRHTMRKQIKARLREARRAENERELAFMEDLLRENPEADIEQDLRSAAAEVTQAAPQAQVVDLHQEFRRRFPLYLRVRSFLLRHRVRPHLISGIEFQMGVFMIGPFVDSVMTATIVSGVLLLVFELAIVYKLLLSTRDFTRTLDSFDRGDVAAAA encoded by the coding sequence ATGCGCCGAGACATACCCGACCTCGCGGAAGTGCGCCGCGTCACCCAGAAGAAGCGGGACGCCTGGTGGACCGTGCTGCTCGTGGACCCGGTCGCCACCCCCCTGGTGCGGCTGACCGCGAAGTACACGAGGATCACGCCCAACCAGCTGACCTGGGGCGCCTTCCTGCTGGGTCTGGTCTCGGCCGCGTTCTTCGCGCTGGGCGACTGGCGCTGGCTGATCGCCGGCGCCGTCGTCTACCACCTGAGCTTCATCCTCGACTGCATGGACGGCAAGGTCGCCCGACTCACCGGCCAGGGCTCCGTGTTCGGGGCCTGGCTCGACTTCGTCTTCGACCGCGTCCGGGTCGCGGCGTGCTCCATCGCCCTGATGGCCGGGCAGTACCAGCGCACGGGAGAGACCTTCTACATCTGGCTCGCCGCCGCCGTCATCGGCTGCGACGCGCTCCGCTACATCAACTCGCTGGAGACCTTCAAGGTCCGCCACACCATGCGCAAGCAGATCAAGGCCCGGCTCCGTGAGGCCCGTCGCGCCGAGAACGAGCGGGAACTCGCCTTCATGGAGGACCTGCTGCGCGAGAACCCCGAGGCCGACATCGAACAGGACCTGCGCTCGGCCGCCGCCGAGGTCACCCAGGCCGCGCCGCAGGCCCAGGTCGTCGACCTGCACCAGGAGTTCCGCCGCCGCTTCCCCCTCTATCTGCGCGTCCGGTCCTTCCTGCTGCGCCACCGGGTCCGCCCCCATCTGATCAGCGGCATCGAGTTCCAGATGGGCGTCTTCATGATCGGCCCCTTCGTCGACTCGGTGATGACGGCGACCATCGTCTCCGGCGTCCTGCTGCTCGTCTTCGAACTGGCCATCGTCTACAAGCTGTTGCTCTCCACCCGCGACTTCACCCGCACCCTCGACTCCTTCGACCGGGGAGACGTCGCCGCGGCGGCCTGA